A single genomic interval of Suncus etruscus isolate mSunEtr1 chromosome 12, mSunEtr1.pri.cur, whole genome shotgun sequence harbors:
- the LOC126024769 gene encoding LOW QUALITY PROTEIN: U6 snRNA-associated Sm-like protein LSm7 (The sequence of the model RefSeq protein was modified relative to this genomic sequence to represent the inferred CDS: substituted 1 base at 1 genomic stop codon), translating into MVDKEKKKKASILDLSKYIDKTIRVKFQGGREASGILKGFDPLLNLVLDGTIEYMRDPDDXYKLTEDTRQLGLVVCLGTSVVLICPQDGMEAIPNPFIQQQEA; encoded by the coding sequence ATGGTGgacaaagagaagaagaagaaggcgaGTATCTTGGACCTGTCCAAGTACATCGACAAGACCATCCGGGTGAAGTTTCAGGGGGGCCGCGAAGCCAGTGGAATTCTGAAGGGATTCGACCCACTCCTCAACCTCGTGCTGGATGGAACCATTGAGTACATGAGAGACCCTGATGACTAGTACAAGCTGACAGAGGACACTCGGCAACTGGGGCTGGTGGTGTGCCTCGGAACATCAGTGGTGCTCATCTGCCCGCAGGACGGCATGGAGGCCATCCCCAACCCCTTCATCCAGCAGCAGGAGGCCTAG
- the RPS6KA2 gene encoding LOW QUALITY PROTEIN: ribosomal protein S6 kinase alpha-2 (The sequence of the model RefSeq protein was modified relative to this genomic sequence to represent the inferred CDS: inserted 1 base in 1 codon; deleted 2 bases in 2 codons) produces the protein MPIAQLLELWKKIEVEPMEVETPEEDLNVDTEPTTEDSSEEEEAVVTEIHISHHVKEGAEKADPSQFELLKVLGQGSYGKVFLVRKIQGSDTGQLYAMKVLKKATLKVRDRVRSKMERDILAEVNHPFIVKLHYAFQTEGKLYLILDFLRGGDLFTRLSKEVMFTEEDVKFYLAELALALDHLHSLGIIYRDLKPENILLDEDGHIRVTDFGLSKEAVEHDKRAYSFCGTIEYMAPEVVSRRGHTHTADWWSFGVLMFEMLTGSLPFQGKDRKETMALILKAKLGMPQFLSMEAQGLLRALFKRNPCNRLGAGIDGVEELKRHPFFITIDWNKLYRREVKPPFKPAVGRPEDTFHFDPEFTSRPPQCVPPTDSPGVPPSANAHHLFRGFSFVASSLNQDSSQQDSHMAAVHPIVQQLHGNNILFSDGYEVGEDIGIGAYSVCKRCVHKASDTEYAVKIIDKSKRDPSEEIEILLRYGQHPNIITLKDVYDDGKQVYLVTELMRGGELLDRILQQRCFSEREASAVLCTIARGPWTYLHSQGVVHRDLKPSNILYVDESGNPESIRICDFGFAKSRLRAXNGLLMTPCLQRPTSWAPEVLKRQGYDAACDIWSLGILLYTMLAGFTPFANGPDDTPEEILARISGGQYALSGGNWDSISDSAKDVVSKMLHVDPQQRLTALQVLQHPWVVDGEHLPQSQLSRQDVNLVKGAVAATYLALHRSPQVPRLEPVLASSLARRRGMKTLTSTRL, from the exons GAGGAGGCCGTGGTGACAGAAATCCACATCAGCCACCATGTGAAGGAGGGCGCAGAGAAGGCTGACCCTTCCCAGTTCGAGCTCCTGAAGGTGCTGGGCCAAGGCTCCTACGGCAAG GTGTTCCTGGTGAGGAAGATACAGGGCTCGGACACAGGCCAGCTTTACGCCATGAAGGTGCTGAAGAAGGCAACCCTGAAAG TTCGGGACCGGGTCAGGTCGAAGATGGAGAGGGACATTCTGGCGGAAGTGAACCATCCTTTCATCGTGAAGCTGCACTATG CCTTCCAGACGGAGGGGAAACTCTACCTGATCCTGGACTTCCTGCGCGGGGGTGACCTCTTCACCCGCCTCTCCAAAGAG GTGATGTTCACGGAGGAGGACGTGAAGTTCTACTTGGCTGAGCTGGCCTTGGCCTTGGACCACCTGCATAGTCTGGGGATCATCTACAGGGACCTGAAACCCGAGAA CATCCTGCTCGACGAGGATGGCCACATAAGAGTCACAG ATTTTGGCCTGAGCAAGGAGGCAGTGGAGCATGACAAGCGCGCCTACTCCTTCTGTGGGACCATTGAGTACATGGCGCCCGAGGTGGTGAGCCGgcgtggacacacacacacagccgaCTGGTGGTCCTTCGGGGTGCTCATG TTTGAGATGCTCACGGGGTCCCTGCCATTCCAAGGCAAGGACAGGAAGGAGACCATGGCCCTCATCCTCAA AGCCAAGCTGGGCATGCCACAGTTCCTCAGCATGGAAGCCCAGGGCCTGCTGAGGGCGCTCTTCAAGAGGAACCCCTGCAACCGGCTGG GAGCCGGCATCGACGGTGTGGAGGAGCTCAAGCGCCACCCATTCTTCATCACTATTGATTGGAAC AAACTCTACCGTAGGGAAGTCAAGCCGCCCTTCAAGCCTGCTGTGGGCCGGCCCGAGGACACCTTCCACTTTGACCCTGAGTTCACATCACGACCCCCACAG tgtgtcccccccACAGACTCCCCCGGTGTGCCCCCCAGCGCCAATGCCCACCACCTGTTCCGAGGGTTCAGCTTCGTGGCGTCGAGTCTGAACCAGGACTCCTCCCAGCAGGACTCC CACATGGCCGCTGTGCACCCCATCGTGCAG CAGCTGCATGGGAACAACATCCTCTTCTCTGACGGCTACGAGGTCGGTGAGGACATCGGCATCGGCGCCTACTCCGTGTGCAAGCGCTGTGTGCACAAGGCCAGTGACACCGAGTATGCTGTGAAG ATCATTGACAAGAGCAAGAGAGACCCCTCGGAAGAGATTGAGATTCTGCTGAGGTACGGCCAGCACCCCAACATCATCACCCTCAAAGAT GTCTACGACGATGGCAAGCAAGTGTACCTGGTGACAGAGCTGATGCGTGGTGGGGAGCTGCTGGACCGTATCCTGCAGCAGCGCTGCTTCTCA GAGCGGGAGGCCAGCGCTGTGCTCTGCACCATCGCGCGAGGACCATGGACATACTTGCACTCCCAAGGG GTGGTCCATCGAGACCTGAAGCCAAGTAACATTCTGTATGTGGATGAGTCTGGGAACCCTGAGTCCATCCGCATCTGTGACTTCGGGTTTGCCAAGAGCAGGCTGCGGG AGAATGGGCTGCTCATGACGCCCTGCTTACAACGGCCAACTTCGTGGGCACCCGAG GTTCTTAAGCGGCAAGGCTATGACGCAGCATGTGACATCTGGAGCCTGGGGATCCTGCTGTACACCATGCTGGCGGG GTTCACACCTTTTGCCAATGGCCCTGATGATACACCTGAGGAGATCCTGGCTCGGATCAGCGGTGGCCAGTATGCACTGTCGGGTGGGAACTGGGACTCCATCTCTGACTCGGCCAAG GATGTCGTGTCCAAGATGTTGCACGTGGACCCACAGCAGCGTCTGACGGCCCTGCAGGTTCTCCAGCACCCCTGGGTGGTGGACGGGGAGCACCTGCCCCAGAGTCAGCTCAGCAGGCAGGACGTGAATCTGGTCAAG GGAGCTGTGGCTGCCACCTACCTAGCCCTGCACAGAAGCCCCCAGGTGCCTCGGCTGGAGCCAGTGCTTGCCTCCAGCCTGGCCCGGCGCCGTGGCATGAAGACGCTCACGTCCACACGCCTGTAG